A single region of the Streptomyces sp. NBC_00425 genome encodes:
- a CDS encoding maleylpyruvate isomerase family mycothiol-dependent enzyme produces MNSLDRPAHGHGPVDHRAEIAVETARLVAALKDADLTTAVPSCPGWTLADLVKHTGSVQRWFSSLLHARIQEPPRKREVDLRLPERQEEYAEWLTESATVAAEAFAATEPDLPMWAWGVDQHARFWARRMLFETLLHRVDAELALGRRPTVDRPLAVDGVDEFLVNLPFATFFAPRVAELRGPDKAIRFHATDGEGNWVVRLRSEGFGLDANPGAAETADATVHGTAADLLLLVYGRLHHDAAVFTRDGDNDLLIHWFANSAF; encoded by the coding sequence ATGAACTCGTTGGACCGCCCCGCACACGGACATGGTCCGGTCGACCACCGCGCCGAGATCGCGGTGGAGACCGCCCGACTCGTCGCAGCCCTCAAGGACGCCGACCTGACGACAGCCGTGCCGAGCTGCCCAGGTTGGACACTGGCAGACCTGGTCAAGCACACCGGTAGCGTCCAGCGTTGGTTCTCGAGTCTTCTGCACGCGCGCATCCAGGAGCCCCCGCGCAAGCGGGAGGTGGACCTGCGGCTCCCGGAACGGCAGGAAGAGTACGCAGAGTGGCTGACCGAAAGTGCGACCGTGGCCGCGGAGGCCTTCGCGGCCACCGAGCCGGACCTGCCCATGTGGGCCTGGGGCGTCGATCAGCACGCCCGCTTCTGGGCACGCCGGATGCTCTTCGAGACTCTGTTGCATCGGGTCGACGCCGAACTGGCCCTGGGTCGCCGACCCACCGTGGACCGCCCGTTGGCGGTGGACGGGGTCGACGAGTTCCTCGTCAATCTGCCCTTCGCCACCTTCTTCGCGCCCCGAGTCGCCGAGCTACGCGGTCCCGACAAGGCCATCCGCTTTCACGCGACCGACGGTGAGGGAAACTGGGTGGTCCGCCTGCGGTCCGAAGGTTTCGGGCTCGACGCCAATCCCGGTGCTGCCGAAACCGCCGACGCAACCGTTCATGGAACCGCGGCCGACCTGTTGCTGCTTGTCTACGGCCGACTGCACCACGATGCGGCGGTCTTCACACGTGACGGAGACAACGACCTGCTGATTCACTGGTTCGCCAACTCCGCGTTCTAG
- a CDS encoding M20/M25/M40 family metallo-hydrolase, which yields MAGAPAAMAEPRTDVTPPVVTADQVMPHLGALQRIADRNGGNRAHGTQGYRDSVAYVKAALDRAGFRTSLHRFTHNGATGYNLIADWPGGDPEHIVFTGAHLDSVETGPGINDNGSGSAALLATALEVSESGLKPNSHLRFAWWGAEEAGTVGSSAYVRELPAAERDRIDVYLNVDMAGTKNNRPWLVVQDDPAAAEAFKAYFAARNLRTVKIGIGGSDHVSFGDAGIPVGGFATGLDDCTHEACDRVENADPVTETTSTNAFISTVWQLAARP from the coding sequence GTGGCCGGCGCCCCCGCCGCCATGGCCGAACCCCGTACGGACGTCACCCCGCCCGTCGTCACCGCCGACCAGGTCATGCCGCACCTGGGCGCCTTGCAGCGGATCGCTGACCGCAACGGCGGCAACCGCGCCCACGGCACCCAGGGTTACCGCGACTCGGTCGCCTATGTGAAAGCCGCGCTGGACAGGGCCGGTTTCCGTACCAGCCTGCACCGCTTCACGCACAACGGCGCCACCGGCTACAACCTCATCGCGGACTGGCCCGGCGGCGACCCCGAACACATCGTGTTCACCGGGGCGCACCTCGACAGCGTGGAGACCGGCCCCGGCATCAACGACAACGGCTCCGGCTCCGCCGCCCTGCTCGCTACCGCCCTTGAGGTGTCCGAATCCGGCCTCAAGCCCAACAGTCATCTGCGTTTCGCCTGGTGGGGCGCTGAGGAGGCCGGAACGGTGGGATCCAGTGCCTATGTGCGGGAGTTGCCCGCCGCCGAACGCGACCGGATCGACGTCTACCTGAACGTCGACATGGCCGGCACCAAGAACAACCGGCCCTGGCTCGTCGTCCAGGACGACCCTGCAGCGGCCGAGGCCTTCAAGGCGTACTTCGCGGCCCGAAATCTGCGCACGGTGAAGATCGGCATCGGCGGCAGCGACCATGTCTCGTTCGGTGACGCGGGCATCCCGGTGGGCGGCTTCGCCACAGGGCTCGACGACTGCACTCACGAGGCGTGCGACCGCGTCGAGAACGCGGACCCGGTGACCGAGACGACCAGCACCAACGCGTTCATCAGCACGGTCTGGCAGCTCGCCGCGCGCCCCTGA
- a CDS encoding GntR family transcriptional regulator, producing MLFRVLSSSPVPLGEQIAACVRGAIANGTAAPGERLPPAREVAESLGVNVHTVLRGYQRLRDEGLIELRRGRGAVITAASGVADKARLTEAVRGLITQAREFGLTDQELLSMVHDCMSSATVTASP from the coding sequence ATGCTGTTTCGGGTGCTTTCGAGTTCTCCCGTGCCGCTGGGTGAGCAGATCGCTGCCTGTGTACGAGGGGCGATCGCCAACGGCACCGCAGCCCCGGGTGAGCGACTGCCGCCTGCCCGCGAGGTCGCCGAGTCGTTGGGCGTCAACGTGCACACGGTTCTGCGCGGTTACCAGCGACTGCGTGACGAGGGCCTGATCGAGCTGCGCCGTGGCCGGGGCGCGGTGATCACCGCGGCGTCCGGCGTCGCAGACAAGGCACGGCTCACCGAGGCCGTGCGCGGCCTCATCACCCAGGCGCGAGAGTTCGGTCTCACGGACCAGGAACTCCTGTCCATGGTGCACGACTGCATGTCCAGCGCAACCGTCACCGCGTCACCCTGA
- a CDS encoding DUF2690 domain-containing protein produces MLAVNSGGRRKTLAMVFAVAVCTTVLTWQGASAAHAANPYDGADPAATGCSSNAKTLASAPLYLPNTTSQAGTIEMRYSNTCMTQWIRVHSNRTSCSGEPCRNLAEITRPAGADGPALTVGRGSVAAGEPYQWSLMVYTPNTRSCGTGNADTGSGTAYPYGEWGRQICG; encoded by the coding sequence ATGCTTGCAGTGAACAGCGGCGGCCGCCGCAAAACGCTGGCGATGGTGTTCGCCGTAGCCGTCTGCACGACGGTTCTCACGTGGCAGGGTGCCTCCGCTGCCCATGCCGCCAACCCTTATGACGGCGCGGACCCGGCCGCCACGGGCTGCTCCTCGAATGCCAAGACTCTTGCCTCCGCGCCTCTCTATCTGCCCAACACGACCAGTCAGGCCGGCACCATCGAGATGCGCTACAGCAACACCTGCATGACCCAATGGATCCGCGTTCACTCCAACCGGACCAGTTGTAGCGGTGAGCCTTGCCGCAACCTTGCGGAGATCACCCGCCCCGCGGGGGCGGACGGCCCGGCCCTGACCGTGGGCCGCGGCAGCGTGGCCGCGGGCGAGCCCTATCAGTGGAGCCTGATGGTCTACACCCCCAACACCCGCTCCTGCGGGACCGGCAACGCCGACACCGGCTCCGGAACGGCCTACCCGTACGGGGAATGGGGACGCCAGATCTGCGGCTGA
- a CDS encoding M1 family metallopeptidase: MPARLKYGRRTTLATALATGIVLTALPASAAPGDSGVGDPYFPDDGNSGYDVSEYDVRVNYDPARPRHLEGDTTVQAVATQDLDRFHLDLEGFQVTSVTVDGTPARVVSREGAHELVITPARPMAKNTRFSVRVRYSGEPVGEGWHTLADGGANVSGEPHAATAWYPANDHPSDKATFRLTATVPTGWTVVGNGQPGDTTTQQGTSTFRWYEDRPMATFLSTIAIDKFTMRTSKLSDGTPVINAYSPGSRIERDKEAQLPEIIDFLASKFGPYPFSSAGAIVITGNEDDNGPLALETQSRPTYHGGFFDVSMVHENTHAWFGNSISISDWRDGCLAECFAQYAVQLWYEKDGDNLDETFYRGMVEESTADPEFWTTKLYDPGQGRELDSALYFKGSMMLHALRRTVGDAAFFGTLKRWQRDHRYGNASWPQFEALIEKVSGKDLTGFFSSWVHGTTVPEKKYLFPGSLGSLDPAAGHAGATATARTTSSGS, from the coding sequence ATGCCTGCCCGCTTGAAATATGGCCGCCGCACCACCCTGGCCACGGCCCTGGCCACCGGAATCGTGCTCACCGCCCTGCCCGCCTCCGCTGCTCCCGGCGACTCCGGCGTCGGTGACCCGTACTTCCCCGACGACGGCAACTCCGGCTACGACGTGTCCGAGTACGACGTCCGCGTGAACTACGACCCGGCCCGCCCCCGCCATCTGGAGGGCGACACCACGGTGCAGGCCGTCGCGACACAGGACCTGGACCGCTTTCACCTCGACCTGGAAGGCTTCCAGGTCACCTCCGTCACCGTGGACGGCACACCCGCCCGCGTGGTCTCCCGCGAGGGCGCGCACGAGCTCGTCATCACCCCCGCCCGACCGATGGCGAAGAACACGCGCTTCTCCGTACGCGTCCGCTACTCCGGCGAACCGGTCGGCGAAGGCTGGCACACCCTCGCCGACGGCGGCGCGAACGTGTCGGGCGAGCCGCACGCCGCCACGGCCTGGTACCCGGCCAACGACCACCCCTCGGACAAGGCGACCTTCCGGCTCACGGCCACGGTCCCCACCGGCTGGACGGTGGTCGGCAACGGGCAGCCCGGCGACACGACCACCCAGCAGGGCACGAGCACGTTCCGCTGGTACGAGGACCGGCCGATGGCCACATTCCTCAGCACCATCGCCATCGACAAGTTCACGATGCGCACCTCGAAGCTCTCCGACGGCACCCCCGTCATCAACGCCTACAGCCCCGGGTCCCGCATCGAGCGGGATAAGGAGGCGCAGCTGCCGGAGATCATCGACTTCCTGGCTTCGAAGTTCGGCCCGTACCCCTTCTCCTCGGCCGGGGCGATCGTCATCACCGGCAACGAAGACGACAACGGCCCACTCGCCCTGGAGACACAGAGCCGCCCGACGTACCACGGGGGGTTCTTCGACGTCTCCATGGTCCACGAGAACACCCACGCGTGGTTCGGCAACAGCATCTCCATCTCCGACTGGCGCGACGGCTGCCTGGCCGAGTGCTTCGCCCAGTACGCCGTCCAGCTGTGGTACGAGAAGGACGGAGACAATCTGGACGAGACCTTCTACCGCGGCATGGTGGAGGAGAGCACGGCGGACCCCGAGTTCTGGACGACGAAGCTGTACGACCCCGGCCAGGGCCGTGAACTGGACAGCGCCCTGTACTTCAAGGGGTCCATGATGCTGCACGCCCTGCGCCGTACGGTCGGCGACGCGGCGTTCTTCGGCACCCTCAAGCGCTGGCAGCGCGACCACCGCTACGGCAACGCGTCCTGGCCGCAGTTCGAGGCGCTCATCGAGAAGGTCTCCGGCAAGGACCTCACCGGCTTCTTCAGCTCATGGGTGCATGGCACCACCGTTCCGGAGAAGAAATACCTCTTCCCGGGATCCCTCGGGTCGCTCGACCCGGCAGCCGGACACGCCGGCGCAACGGCCACGGCGCGCACTACGTCGAGCGGGTCGTGA
- a CDS encoding DUF3455 domain-containing protein, whose translation MRAVPELLLKAAATWGDGVFGSVSYIRRLRMWRPVTK comes from the coding sequence ATGCGCGCGGTTCCCGAACTGCTCCTCAAGGCCGCGGCTACCTGGGGAGACGGCGTGTTCGGCTCGGTCTCCTACATCCGACGCCTTCGCATGTGGCGCCCGGTGACCAAGTGA
- a CDS encoding alpha/beta hydrolase family protein, which translates to MSEPAYTADTSSAPAAVVSVSPVVLPAADRAVDLQVRVSAPMTGSELPVILLSHGLGFSNNLSSLNGYAPLANFWAAHGFVVIQPTHLDSRTLSLDSHAPGAAAHWRTRAEDMTRILDQLGMVETAVPQLAGRLDPSRVAVAGHSMGGHTASLLLGARLTDPHNGTELDLSDSRIKAGVLLAAPGRGGDALTEFTVENYSFFLTTDFSKMTTPTLVVAGDKDDSAFLTVQGPSWHTDPYVLAPGPKSLLTLSDAEHGLGGISGYDVAETTDENPERVATVAHLTCAYLRSELYPGNPAWQTARDALLTGTDPLGRVESK; encoded by the coding sequence ATGAGTGAACCTGCTTACACAGCCGACACCTCCAGCGCACCGGCTGCGGTCGTCTCCGTCAGTCCGGTGGTGCTGCCGGCTGCCGACCGGGCAGTGGACTTGCAGGTGCGCGTCTCCGCTCCGATGACCGGGAGCGAGCTGCCGGTCATCCTCCTCTCGCACGGCCTCGGCTTCTCCAACAACCTCTCCTCCCTGAACGGCTACGCCCCGCTCGCGAACTTCTGGGCGGCACACGGCTTCGTCGTGATCCAGCCGACCCATCTGGACTCCAGGACGCTGAGCCTTGATTCCCACGCCCCTGGGGCTGCTGCGCACTGGCGCACCCGGGCCGAGGACATGACGCGCATCCTCGATCAGCTCGGCATGGTCGAGACCGCCGTCCCGCAGCTCGCCGGCCGCCTCGACCCCAGCCGAGTCGCTGTCGCCGGGCACTCGATGGGCGGTCACACCGCGAGCCTGCTCCTCGGCGCCCGGCTCACCGACCCCCACAACGGAACGGAACTGGACCTGTCCGACTCCCGGATCAAGGCCGGCGTACTGCTCGCCGCGCCCGGCCGTGGCGGGGATGCCCTGACCGAGTTCACCGTCGAGAACTACTCCTTCTTCCTGACCACCGACTTCTCAAAGATGACGACGCCCACGCTCGTAGTCGCCGGCGACAAGGACGACTCCGCCTTCCTCACCGTTCAGGGCCCCAGCTGGCACACCGACCCGTACGTCCTCGCCCCGGGTCCCAAGTCCCTGCTCACCCTGTCCGATGCGGAACACGGGCTGGGCGGGATCTCCGGATACGACGTCGCCGAGACCACCGACGAGAACCCCGAACGGGTCGCCACGGTCGCCCACCTCACCTGTGCCTACCTGCGCAGCGAGCTCTACCCCGGCAACCCCGCCTGGCAGACGGCACGTGACGCACTGCTGACCGGCACCGACCCACTCGGACGGGTCGAATCCAAGTAG
- a CDS encoding alpha/beta hydrolase, with translation MRITTRLAAALLLVSALLSVGVQVPATAQDSGGSVALAEYDLGDTAFTDSESGTVSEVRARVHYPRHLPGRLPLIVMAHGSWWACDSQDAVYWPCTEGSRPFPSYRGYDSLGSALAARGFVAVSISVDAINQTSFDYGDRARLVNEHLRLWQQLAAGKGGPLAGHFVDPSGRPVAPDFTGHVDMTRVGTLGHSRGGKGVMWQASDKHRREWPAGVRVRAVLGLAPVKFDDPQGDHSDTLITKLPFAVVTGSCDGAVREGGQEYLDDVTGLNTTTDYSISLKGANHNYYNTTWTPPYLFGEDDSTCPAQELSPSRQQDALTAYATAFFRYELQGDRDGLPVLSGERALPGVTATTRVVPARR, from the coding sequence ATGAGAATCACGACCCGTCTGGCCGCCGCGCTGCTACTCGTCTCCGCCCTGCTGTCGGTGGGCGTACAAGTGCCCGCCACGGCGCAGGACAGTGGCGGCTCGGTCGCGCTCGCCGAGTACGACCTGGGTGACACGGCGTTCACCGACTCCGAGTCCGGCACGGTCAGCGAGGTGCGCGCGAGGGTGCACTATCCGCGGCACCTCCCCGGCCGGCTCCCCCTGATCGTCATGGCACACGGCTCCTGGTGGGCCTGTGACTCCCAGGACGCCGTTTACTGGCCCTGCACGGAGGGCTCGCGCCCGTTCCCGAGTTACCGCGGCTACGACTCTCTGGGCTCCGCGCTGGCCGCCCGCGGTTTCGTCGCAGTGTCGATCAGCGTGGACGCCATCAACCAGACGTCCTTCGACTACGGCGACCGTGCCCGGCTGGTCAACGAACACCTGCGGCTGTGGCAGCAGTTGGCCGCGGGCAAGGGCGGCCCGCTGGCAGGACACTTCGTCGATCCGTCCGGGCGGCCGGTCGCACCGGACTTCACGGGCCATGTCGACATGACCCGCGTCGGTACCCTGGGACACTCACGTGGCGGTAAAGGCGTGATGTGGCAGGCATCGGACAAGCACCGGCGCGAATGGCCGGCCGGTGTGCGCGTCCGTGCGGTCCTGGGGCTCGCTCCCGTCAAGTTCGACGACCCGCAGGGCGACCACAGCGACACGCTCATCACCAAGCTGCCGTTCGCGGTGGTCACCGGCTCCTGTGACGGCGCCGTCCGCGAGGGTGGCCAGGAGTACCTGGACGACGTCACCGGGCTGAACACCACGACGGACTACTCGATTTCGCTGAAGGGCGCGAACCACAACTACTACAACACGACATGGACGCCGCCGTACCTGTTCGGTGAGGACGACAGCACCTGCCCTGCCCAGGAACTGTCCCCCTCCCGGCAGCAGGACGCACTGACCGCCTACGCGACCGCGTTCTTCCGTTATGAACTCCAGGGCGACCGGGACGGGTTGCCGGTACTGAGCGGCGAACGGGCCCTGCCGGGCGTGACCGCGACGACGCGGGTGGTGCCGGCTCGTCGGTAA
- a CDS encoding SCO6745 family protein, giving the protein MTQNVNRDSLAFARETWRTLEPYHGAVYFSPEAAGRYGELGVDARTGYFASRSAALGAASADLVIATFYNFNPQLVRRAVPAAWEVATPQQFAAARLAGIDATLRRILGADVSSPAMARAAELARTAAEVTADHPQGRPLFAAHAALPWPSAPHLVLWHAQTLLREFRGDGHVGALLTAGLSGIEALVTHAAAGDVDAGVLRDSRAWTPHQWDQAVQGLRERGWLDDGPDLVLTEEGARRRAEIEHTTDRLAALPYLTLGSTACDELCSLVRPFSLALAKELLPWAVGRLSARSV; this is encoded by the coding sequence ATGACGCAGAACGTGAACCGCGACAGCCTCGCCTTCGCGCGCGAGACCTGGAGAACCCTCGAGCCCTACCATGGAGCTGTCTACTTCTCTCCCGAAGCCGCAGGCCGGTATGGCGAGTTGGGCGTGGACGCCAGGACAGGGTACTTCGCGTCCCGTTCGGCCGCGCTCGGCGCGGCTTCGGCGGATTTGGTCATCGCCACGTTCTACAACTTCAATCCACAACTGGTGCGCCGGGCCGTACCCGCGGCATGGGAGGTCGCTACGCCGCAGCAGTTCGCCGCTGCTCGGCTCGCAGGAATCGATGCCACGCTCCGGCGCATCCTCGGCGCGGACGTCTCCTCGCCGGCGATGGCCCGCGCCGCGGAATTGGCCCGTACCGCAGCTGAAGTGACTGCTGATCACCCACAGGGCCGACCTCTTTTTGCCGCGCACGCCGCACTGCCGTGGCCGAGCGCGCCCCACCTCGTGCTCTGGCATGCGCAGACTCTGCTGAGGGAGTTCCGAGGCGACGGCCATGTGGGGGCACTGCTGACCGCCGGACTGAGCGGGATCGAAGCTCTCGTCACGCATGCCGCCGCAGGCGACGTCGATGCCGGGGTCCTTCGCGACTCGCGAGCATGGACACCGCACCAGTGGGACCAGGCCGTCCAGGGCCTACGTGAGCGTGGATGGCTCGACGACGGACCGGACCTGGTCCTGACCGAGGAGGGGGCGCGGCGCAGGGCGGAGATCGAGCACACCACCGACAGGCTGGCCGCCCTCCCGTATCTCACGCTCGGTTCCACGGCCTGCGACGAACTGTGCTCGCTGGTAAGGCCGTTCAGCCTTGCGTTGGCGAAGGAGCTCCTGCCGTGGGCGGTCGGTCGCCTGAGCGCACGGAGCGTATGA
- a CDS encoding TetR/AcrR family transcriptional regulator — MPTAGQPKGASARSKRADAVRNQQTLLDAAAEVFVTSGIDAPIREIAARAGVGLGTLYRHFPTRADLVTAVYRHQIEACAEAGPKLLADAASPFEALCRWVDLFVDFLVTKHGLADALQSDSDRFAALHTHFLDRLMPVCAELLDVAVDAGDIRPGVQPYELMRGIGNLCIGQDSDPRYDPRRLIELLLQGLRQPRAHGGEDIR; from the coding sequence GTGCCCACTGCTGGTCAGCCCAAGGGGGCGTCCGCCCGCAGCAAGCGAGCAGACGCGGTGCGCAACCAGCAGACGCTGCTGGATGCCGCCGCGGAGGTGTTCGTGACCTCGGGGATCGACGCACCGATCCGGGAGATCGCGGCCCGGGCGGGCGTCGGCCTGGGGACGCTCTACCGCCACTTCCCGACCCGGGCGGACCTCGTCACCGCCGTCTATCGCCATCAGATCGAGGCATGCGCCGAGGCCGGCCCGAAACTGCTGGCCGACGCCGCCTCCCCGTTCGAGGCGCTGTGCCGATGGGTCGACCTCTTCGTGGACTTCCTGGTCACCAAGCACGGACTCGCCGACGCCCTGCAGTCCGACAGCGACCGCTTCGCCGCGCTGCACACCCACTTCCTTGACCGCTTGATGCCCGTCTGTGCCGAACTCCTCGACGTCGCGGTCGATGCCGGCGATATCAGGCCCGGCGTACAGCCCTATGAGCTGATGCGCGGTATCGGCAACCTCTGCATCGGACAGGACAGCGACCCCCGCTATGACCCCCGTCGGCTGATCGAACTGCTCCTCCAGGGACTGCGGCAACCGCGCGCACATGGCGGAGAGGACATCCGGTAA
- a CDS encoding DUF1648 domain-containing protein, which translates to MTVLRRCALTAVPFGVATAAYVGVFLASYDRLPGRIATHFSGDGEADGFTSRTAALWIGSGLLVGLGLLFTVLALVSKESPGGRLTAAVGAGTAVTLGYPLVLTVLFNTDVQDPAQVQLPMWHMAVLLLAGVATGTLVWWLTSGVPGSAPARLSPALVLTEGETAAWSRTVTSRALLIPAGVVALSGLFAVTFGLWQVGLLPLLLGLTCAPFAGVRVTVDRRGVSVASTVLPRPRLALPLRSIVSASSVQINAMGDFGGWGYRIRPNRRGVVLRSGEALSVRTAEGREYVVTVDDSTTAAALLNGLVDRHAAGA; encoded by the coding sequence ATGACCGTCCTTCGCAGGTGCGCCCTGACGGCCGTTCCGTTCGGCGTCGCTACCGCCGCCTACGTCGGTGTCTTCCTGGCGAGCTACGACCGGCTGCCCGGACGGATCGCCACCCACTTCTCGGGGGATGGTGAGGCTGACGGCTTCACGAGTCGGACCGCCGCGCTATGGATCGGCAGTGGCCTGCTCGTTGGTCTCGGACTGCTTTTCACAGTGCTGGCCCTGGTCTCCAAGGAGAGCCCTGGGGGGAGGTTGACCGCCGCGGTCGGTGCCGGCACAGCTGTCACGCTCGGCTACCCGCTAGTCCTCACCGTCCTTTTCAACACGGACGTCCAGGATCCGGCCCAAGTACAACTGCCGATGTGGCACATGGCCGTACTACTGCTGGCGGGCGTGGCCACCGGCACGCTGGTCTGGTGGCTGACGAGTGGCGTCCCGGGCTCCGCGCCCGCGAGGCTATCCCCTGCGCTAGTGCTGACCGAGGGCGAAACCGCGGCCTGGAGCCGCACCGTAACCTCCCGCGCACTCCTGATCCCGGCCGGCGTCGTCGCCCTCAGCGGGCTGTTCGCCGTGACGTTCGGCCTGTGGCAGGTAGGACTGCTGCCGCTCCTCCTCGGCCTCACGTGCGCACCCTTCGCCGGTGTCCGGGTAACCGTCGACCGGCGCGGAGTTTCTGTTGCCTCGACGGTCCTGCCCAGGCCCCGGCTGGCCCTGCCGCTCCGCAGCATCGTCAGCGCAAGCAGCGTCCAGATCAATGCCATGGGAGACTTCGGCGGCTGGGGCTATCGGATACGACCGAACCGGCGGGGCGTGGTCCTGCGATCGGGGGAGGCGCTCTCGGTCCGCACGGCGGAGGGACGCGAATACGTGGTCACCGTCGACGACTCGACTACCGCGGCCGCGCTGCTCAACGGCCTGGTCGATCGCCACGCGGCGGGAGCGTGA